From Gouania willdenowi chromosome 18, fGouWil2.1, whole genome shotgun sequence, one genomic window encodes:
- the LOC114480567 gene encoding toll-like receptor 13 isoform X1 has protein sequence MPDLGSCPPVLVSLLCFLLLQHSTWSFSLKNCTISDSDDENGNDVYVSCDYRYLTVIPDDIPQNAVSLNLCENHITRITRAELRGLSKLVTAQFDVNRISAVEDEAFADMVELRFLSMNDNKLTNLTEKMFQGLSKLEELYLSDNEISFLTPRAFQSLPRLRSVGLTNNYLSKMTDIHPILKLPALISLQLAFNRLEYFQTDRIPVKLSNLTYLDLSLNFLRKFSITRHVFPNLSSLVFNECGYNIQWDVKNKTFLRSLTRLSLSGIYISFDSYRAILQTTSSLKQLEFSNMKSWLDQGLVETACQIPSLRTLVLTGCSLKTIDDKLLQSCSQITHLNLNFNSLLEMFEHSLQSLTQLRILSMSNNELSKLPVTIRGISTLEVLDLSYNSVKELDCLDFKNLTNLTSLNLQNNHVSTLQGCLFENLKELKELNLRLNSLDFVGNAFKLNLQKLESLNLDKNDFKAIRDGDFRSLFSLQELNLQTDDSYRIDHEALEGLGNLQTLRITCPFLTVIFESLQSLQNLSIVLVFNDHHNSHRRDDDSPFSNLTLLKRLEIKKQTTDKGGTSTDLLSGLRSLEFFRAENFFKESVHLDTFRFTPKLKNLQIVHSDLSDLTPELFWYIPDLKELDLSNNKLKSLDFLAQAKLLALSVLKLSNNDLSVINETVFQFLPALRYLDLSDNPLTCECSNSGFMQWIQTNNQTQVVNGYQYICAFPVRRQEEHFLDFDVHSCWMDRSFLCFISSTCLIMFVLLTSFIYHFLRWHLTYAYYLFLAFLYDNSRKKAGTPHRYDAFISYNVHDEAWVYRELLPVLEGQQGWRLCLHHRDFEPGKAIVENITDAIYSSRKTLCVISHHYLQSEWCSREIQMASFRLFDEHKDVLIMLFLEDIPARQLSPYYTMRRLVKRCTYLSWPQAGQHARVFWENVRRALRTHEDPDEAEDFFC, from the exons ATGCCAGATTTAGGAAGTTGTCCGCCGGTCCTGGTTTCACTTCTGTGTTTCTTGCTCCTCCAGCACTCTACTTGGTCATTCTCACTAAAAAACTGCACAATTTCTGACTCTGATGATGAAAATGGAAATGATGTGTATGTTAGCTGCGATTATCGTTACCTGACAGTCATTCCAGATGACATTCCCCAAAATGCTGTATCACTGAATCTCTGTGAGAACCACATTACTCGGATCACCAGGGCAGAGTTACGAGGTCTATCTAAGCTTGTGACTGCACAGTTTGATGTAAACAGGATTTCTGCAGTTGAGGACGAAGCTTTTGCTGACATGGTGGAATTACGATTTCTCAGCATGAATGATAACAAACTCACAAATCTAACAGAGAAGATGTTTCAGGGCTTATCTAAGCTAGAGGAGCTGTATTTAAGTGACAATGAAATCTCCTTTTTAACCCCTCGAGCCTTCCAGTCTCTGCCCCGTCTACGTTCAGTTGGTCTAACAAATAACTACCTGAGTAAGATGACAGACATTCATCCAATCCTAAAGCTACCAGCTCTGATAAGTCTGCAACTTGCTTTTAACAGACTTGAGTATTTCCAAACAGACAGAATTCCTGTGAAATTATCAAACCTCACATACCTGGACCTTAGTTTAAATTTTCTGCGAAAGTTCAGCATCACCAGACATGTCTTTCCAAACTTATCTAGTCTTGTATTTAATGAATGTGGCTACAATATCCAGTGGGATGTAAAGAACAAGACATTCTTAAGGTCCTTGACTCGCCTGTCCCTGAGTGGCATATATATTAGCTTTGATTCCTACAGAGCAATACTACAGACCACCTCCTCCCTTAAACAACTTGAGTTTAGTAATATGAAGAGTTGGTTGGATCAAGGACTTGTCGAAACCGCTTGCCAGATTCCTTCTTTAAGAACTTTAGTTTTAACAGGATGTAGTCTTAAGACCATTGATGACAAACTGTTGCAGTCTTGCTCACAGATCACTCatcttaatttaaattttaattctCTATTAGAGATGTTCGAACATTCGCTCCAGTCCTTGACACAGCTTAGGATACTGTCGATGAGCAACAATGAGCTTTCCAAGCTTCCGGTTACCATCAGAGGAATCTCTACCCTGGAGGTCCTCGATTTGTCCTATAACAGCGTCAAGGAGCTTGACTGCCTCGACTTTAAGAATTTGACAAACCTAACTAGTCTGAATCTTCAGAATAATCACGTTTCAACTCTTCAGGGGTGCCTTTTTGAAAATCTGAAGGAACTTAAAGAGCTTAACCTCAGATTAAACTCActtgactttgttggaaatgcATTTAAACTTAACTTGCAAAAACTTGAATCCTTGAATTTGgacaaaaatgattttaaagcaATCAGGGATGGGGACTTCAGGAGTTTGTTCTCACTTCAGGAATTAAATTTACAGACAGACGATAGCTATAGAATAGATCATGAGGCTTTGGAAGGACTTGGTAATCTCCAAACACTCCGAATAACATGCCCTTTTTTAACAGTCATTTTTGAAAGTCTGCAAAGCTTACAAAATCTGAGCATAGTTCTCGTCTTTAACGATCATCACAATAGTCATCGGAGGGATGACGATTCCCCATTCTCCAATTTGACCCTCTTAAAAAGACTTGAAATAAAGAAACAGACTACAGACAAAGGTGGAACTTCAACTGATCTCCTCAGTGGTTTGAGATCTTTAGAGTTTTTTCGAGCTGAGAATTTTTTTAAGGAGTCTGTACACCTTGACACGTTTAGGTTCACTCCAAAACTGAAGAATCTGCAGATAGTCCATAGTGACCTGTCAGATTTAACTCCTGAACTGTTCTGGTACATCCCAGACCTGAAGGAACTAGATCTCTCCAATAATAAGCTCAAGTCTTTGGACTTTCTGGCTCAGGCTAAGCTGTTGGCTCTCAGTGTGCTGAAGCTCAGTAACAATGACTTATCAGTAATCAATGAGACGGTCTTCCAATTCCTGCCTGCCCTGAGATATCTGGACCTGTCTGATAATCCTCTGACTTGTGAATGCTCTAATTCAGGTTTCATGCAGTGGATTCAGACCAACAACCAAACACAGGTTGTCAACGGTTACCAGTACATTTGTGCATTTCCAGTCCGACGTCAGGAAGAGCACTTCCTGGACTTTGATGTCCACTCCTGTTGGATGGATAGAAGCTTCCTCTGCTTCATCTCCAGTACCTGTCTGATTATGTTTGTCCTCCTCACCTCCTTCATCTACCACTTCCTGAGGTGGCACCTCACCTATGCCTACTACCTCTTCCTGGCCTTCCTCTACGATAACAGCAGGAAGAAGGCAGGAACGCCTCATCGCTACGACGCATTTATCTCCTACAACGTGCATGATGAGGCCTGGGTCTACAGAGAGCTGCTTCCAGTGCTGGAAGGTCAGCAGGGCTGGAGACTTTGTCTGCACCACAGAGACTTTGAACCAG GAAAGGCTATCGTGGAAAACATCACAGACGCCATCTACAGCAGCAGGAAGACCCTCTGTGTGATCAGCCACCACTACCTGCAGAGTGAGTGGTGCTCCAGAGAGATCCAAATGGCCAG CTTCCGGCTGTTCGATGAGCACAAGGACGTGCTGATCATGCTGTTCCTGGAGGACATCCCGGCCAGGCAGCTCTCTCCGTACTACACAATGAGGCGTCTGGTGAAGAGGTGCACCTACCTGAGCTGGCCACAGGCCGGCCAGCATGCCAGGGTCTTCTGGGAGAACGTACGGAGAGCGCTGAGGACACATGAAGATCCTGATGAAGCTGAAGATTTCTTCTGTTAA
- the LOC114480567 gene encoding toll-like receptor 13 isoform X2, producing the protein MPDLGSCPPVLVSLLCFLLLQHSTWSFSLKNCTISDSDDENGNDVYVSCDYRYLTVIPDDIPQNAVSLNLCENHITRITRAELRGLSKLVTAQFDVNRISAVEDEAFADMVELRFLSMNDNKLTNLTEKMFQGLSKLEELYLSDNEISFLTPRAFQSLPRLRSVGLTNNYLSKMTDIHPILKLPALISLQLAFNRLEYFQTDRIPVKLSNLTYLDLSLNFLRKFSITRHVFPNLSSLVFNECGYNIQWDVKNKTFLRSLTRLSLSGIYISFDSYRAILQTTSSLKQLEFSNMKSWLDQGLVETACQIPSLRTLVLTGCSLKTIDDKLLQSCSQITHLNLNFNSLLEMFEHSLQSLTQLRILSMSNNELSKLPVTIRGISTLEVLDLSYNSVKELDCLDFKNLTNLTSLNLQNNHVSTLQGCLFENLKELKELNLRLNSLDFVGNAFKLNLQKLESLNLDKNDFKAIRDGDFRSLFSLQELNLQTDDSYRIDHEALEGLGNLQTLRITCPFLTVIFESLQSLQNLSIVLVFNDHHNSHRRDDDSPFSNLTLLKRLEIKKQTTDKGGTSTDLLSGLRSLEFFRAENFFKESVHLDTFRFTPKLKNLQIVHSDLSDLTPELFWYIPDLKELDLSNNKLKSLDFLAQAKLLALSVLKLSNNDLSVINETVFQFLPALRYLDLSDNPLTCECSNSGFMQWIQTNNQTQVVNGYQYICAFPVRRQEEHFLDFDVHSCWMDRSFLCFISSTCLIMFVLLTSFIYHFLRWHLTYAYYLFLAFLYDNSRKKAGTPHRYDAFISYNVHDEAWVYRELLPVLEGQQGWRLCLHHRDFEPGKAIVENITDAIYSSRKTLCVISHHYLQTSGCSMSTRTC; encoded by the exons ATGCCAGATTTAGGAAGTTGTCCGCCGGTCCTGGTTTCACTTCTGTGTTTCTTGCTCCTCCAGCACTCTACTTGGTCATTCTCACTAAAAAACTGCACAATTTCTGACTCTGATGATGAAAATGGAAATGATGTGTATGTTAGCTGCGATTATCGTTACCTGACAGTCATTCCAGATGACATTCCCCAAAATGCTGTATCACTGAATCTCTGTGAGAACCACATTACTCGGATCACCAGGGCAGAGTTACGAGGTCTATCTAAGCTTGTGACTGCACAGTTTGATGTAAACAGGATTTCTGCAGTTGAGGACGAAGCTTTTGCTGACATGGTGGAATTACGATTTCTCAGCATGAATGATAACAAACTCACAAATCTAACAGAGAAGATGTTTCAGGGCTTATCTAAGCTAGAGGAGCTGTATTTAAGTGACAATGAAATCTCCTTTTTAACCCCTCGAGCCTTCCAGTCTCTGCCCCGTCTACGTTCAGTTGGTCTAACAAATAACTACCTGAGTAAGATGACAGACATTCATCCAATCCTAAAGCTACCAGCTCTGATAAGTCTGCAACTTGCTTTTAACAGACTTGAGTATTTCCAAACAGACAGAATTCCTGTGAAATTATCAAACCTCACATACCTGGACCTTAGTTTAAATTTTCTGCGAAAGTTCAGCATCACCAGACATGTCTTTCCAAACTTATCTAGTCTTGTATTTAATGAATGTGGCTACAATATCCAGTGGGATGTAAAGAACAAGACATTCTTAAGGTCCTTGACTCGCCTGTCCCTGAGTGGCATATATATTAGCTTTGATTCCTACAGAGCAATACTACAGACCACCTCCTCCCTTAAACAACTTGAGTTTAGTAATATGAAGAGTTGGTTGGATCAAGGACTTGTCGAAACCGCTTGCCAGATTCCTTCTTTAAGAACTTTAGTTTTAACAGGATGTAGTCTTAAGACCATTGATGACAAACTGTTGCAGTCTTGCTCACAGATCACTCatcttaatttaaattttaattctCTATTAGAGATGTTCGAACATTCGCTCCAGTCCTTGACACAGCTTAGGATACTGTCGATGAGCAACAATGAGCTTTCCAAGCTTCCGGTTACCATCAGAGGAATCTCTACCCTGGAGGTCCTCGATTTGTCCTATAACAGCGTCAAGGAGCTTGACTGCCTCGACTTTAAGAATTTGACAAACCTAACTAGTCTGAATCTTCAGAATAATCACGTTTCAACTCTTCAGGGGTGCCTTTTTGAAAATCTGAAGGAACTTAAAGAGCTTAACCTCAGATTAAACTCActtgactttgttggaaatgcATTTAAACTTAACTTGCAAAAACTTGAATCCTTGAATTTGgacaaaaatgattttaaagcaATCAGGGATGGGGACTTCAGGAGTTTGTTCTCACTTCAGGAATTAAATTTACAGACAGACGATAGCTATAGAATAGATCATGAGGCTTTGGAAGGACTTGGTAATCTCCAAACACTCCGAATAACATGCCCTTTTTTAACAGTCATTTTTGAAAGTCTGCAAAGCTTACAAAATCTGAGCATAGTTCTCGTCTTTAACGATCATCACAATAGTCATCGGAGGGATGACGATTCCCCATTCTCCAATTTGACCCTCTTAAAAAGACTTGAAATAAAGAAACAGACTACAGACAAAGGTGGAACTTCAACTGATCTCCTCAGTGGTTTGAGATCTTTAGAGTTTTTTCGAGCTGAGAATTTTTTTAAGGAGTCTGTACACCTTGACACGTTTAGGTTCACTCCAAAACTGAAGAATCTGCAGATAGTCCATAGTGACCTGTCAGATTTAACTCCTGAACTGTTCTGGTACATCCCAGACCTGAAGGAACTAGATCTCTCCAATAATAAGCTCAAGTCTTTGGACTTTCTGGCTCAGGCTAAGCTGTTGGCTCTCAGTGTGCTGAAGCTCAGTAACAATGACTTATCAGTAATCAATGAGACGGTCTTCCAATTCCTGCCTGCCCTGAGATATCTGGACCTGTCTGATAATCCTCTGACTTGTGAATGCTCTAATTCAGGTTTCATGCAGTGGATTCAGACCAACAACCAAACACAGGTTGTCAACGGTTACCAGTACATTTGTGCATTTCCAGTCCGACGTCAGGAAGAGCACTTCCTGGACTTTGATGTCCACTCCTGTTGGATGGATAGAAGCTTCCTCTGCTTCATCTCCAGTACCTGTCTGATTATGTTTGTCCTCCTCACCTCCTTCATCTACCACTTCCTGAGGTGGCACCTCACCTATGCCTACTACCTCTTCCTGGCCTTCCTCTACGATAACAGCAGGAAGAAGGCAGGAACGCCTCATCGCTACGACGCATTTATCTCCTACAACGTGCATGATGAGGCCTGGGTCTACAGAGAGCTGCTTCCAGTGCTGGAAGGTCAGCAGGGCTGGAGACTTTGTCTGCACCACAGAGACTTTGAACCAG GAAAGGCTATCGTGGAAAACATCACAGACGCCATCTACAGCAGCAGGAAGACCCTCTGTGTGATCAGCCACCACTACCTGCAGA CTTCCGGCTGTTCGATGAGCACAAGGACGTGCTGA